One Bacillota bacterium genomic region harbors:
- a CDS encoding hydantoinase/oxoprolinase family protein has translation MGYRLGIDVGGTNTDAVVLDEEHRVLAKAKTPVSRDVVSGIRAVVAEVLQKSGVDPAAVTHAMLGTTQVTNAIIERRGLAPVAILRLGAPATRAVGPLAAWPSDLREKVEGPSAILPGGVEYDGRPISAFDAEAVRRFVREALDQGFRAFAVTGVFSPVRNDDELHAAEIIEHEAGGEAVLSLSYEIGSVGLLERENAAVLNAAVSGVAARVTEAFRAALESLDVRAELFLSQNDGTLMSLDYARRYPILTVACGPTNSIRGAAFLSRRRDAVVVDVGGTSTDVGVLVSGFPRESAVAVEIGGVRTNFRMPDLISIGLGGGSRVRLEAGELRVGPESVGSAILEEAQVFGGRTLTMTDVVVARGMASLGDPKRVTAEAGLLEAAFRKAVAMVEEAVDRIKTSAAPVPVVAVGGGSILLPDRLEGASEIDRPEHYEVANAIGAAIAQVSGTVDRIFSLEQRSREAALSEARESAFAEAVRAGADPKTVEVIEVEEVPLAYLPGNAVRVKVKAAGRLRGVEVS, from the coding sequence GTGGGCTACAGGCTGGGCATTGATGTGGGCGGCACCAACACCGACGCGGTGGTGCTCGACGAGGAACACCGGGTCCTGGCCAAGGCCAAGACGCCGGTCAGCCGGGACGTGGTCAGCGGCATACGGGCGGTCGTGGCGGAGGTCTTGCAGAAGTCGGGCGTCGATCCGGCGGCCGTCACCCACGCCATGCTGGGCACGACCCAGGTGACCAACGCGATCATCGAGCGGCGGGGTTTGGCGCCGGTCGCCATCCTGCGTCTCGGCGCCCCGGCCACCCGCGCGGTGGGGCCTTTGGCGGCCTGGCCGAGCGACCTGCGCGAGAAGGTGGAGGGACCGTCGGCGATCCTGCCGGGTGGCGTCGAGTATGACGGGCGACCCATCTCGGCCTTCGACGCAGAAGCGGTGCGGCGCTTCGTGCGCGAGGCGCTGGACCAGGGGTTCCGGGCCTTCGCGGTCACCGGCGTCTTCTCGCCCGTCCGCAACGACGACGAGTTGCACGCCGCCGAGATCATCGAGCACGAGGCGGGCGGCGAGGCGGTCCTCTCCCTTTCCTACGAGATCGGCAGCGTGGGGCTTCTGGAGCGCGAGAACGCGGCGGTCCTCAACGCCGCCGTCTCGGGGGTGGCCGCCCGCGTGACGGAGGCCTTCCGCGCGGCGCTGGAGTCGCTCGACGTCCGCGCGGAGCTCTTCCTCTCGCAGAACGACGGCACCCTGATGTCGCTCGACTACGCGCGGCGGTACCCGATCCTCACCGTCGCCTGCGGGCCGACCAACAGCATCCGCGGAGCCGCCTTCCTCTCGCGCCGGCGCGACGCGGTCGTCGTCGACGTGGGCGGGACGTCGACCGACGTCGGCGTCCTGGTGTCGGGCTTCCCGCGGGAGTCGGCGGTGGCGGTGGAAATCGGCGGGGTCCGCACCAACTTCCGCATGCCGGACCTGATCTCCATCGGCCTGGGCGGGGGCTCGCGGGTCCGCCTGGAGGCGGGCGAGCTGCGCGTGGGGCCGGAGAGCGTGGGCAGCGCCATCCTCGAGGAGGCGCAGGTCTTCGGCGGTCGGACGCTCACCATGACCGACGTGGTGGTGGCCCGGGGCATGGCCTCGCTGGGCGACCCGAAGCGGGTGACGGCGGAGGCCGGCCTCCTGGAGGCCGCCTTCCGGAAGGCGGTCGCCATGGTGGAGGAGGCGGTCGACCGGATCAAGACGAGCGCCGCTCCGGTGCCGGTGGTGGCGGTGGGCGGGGGGAGCATCCTGCTTCCGGATCGCCTGGAGGGCGCCTCGGAGATCGACCGGCCCGAGCACTACGAGGTGGCCAACGCCATCGGCGCGGCGATCGCCCAGGTCTCCGGGACCGTCGACCGCATCTTTTCGCTCGAGCAGCGCAGCCGGGAGGCCGCGCTGTCGGAGGCGCGCGAGAGCGCCTTCGCCGAGGCGGTGCGGGCCGGCGCCGATCCCAAGACCGTGGAGGTGATCGAGGTGGAGGAGGTGCCGCTGGCCTACCTGCCCGGCAACGCGGTCCGGGTGAAGGTGAAGGCGGCCGGCCGCCTGCGCGGTGTGGAGGTGAGCTGA
- a CDS encoding DUF917 domain-containing protein, which translates to MRTAERKWTVAQIDEAVLDDLALGATVLGTGGGGDPYVGCLMAREAIRRKGPVPLMDVEALPERGLVVPVAMMGAPTVLVEKLPSGEELARVVRALERRVGRPVVALMSAEAGGVNSTIPVAAAAELGLPLLDADGMGRAFPEIPMCSMHLAGVAATPMALADEKGNLELLETVDNFWTERLSRTATVAMGGSSIIALYPMEAGQVRGAVIAGTIGRAIGIGRVLREARSGGFEVLEALLDVTGGRLLFAGKVVDVLRRTQGGFVRGTASLDGTGRDEGSVLRLEFQNENLVAVRDGLPLASVPDLLSVLDAETHTPITTEGLAYGQRVELLGIPSEPVWRTPQGLELVGPRAFGYDFDFIPLERGGSGERGLQAGH; encoded by the coding sequence ATTCGTACGGCAGAGAGGAAGTGGACCGTCGCCCAGATCGACGAGGCGGTTCTCGACGACCTTGCGCTCGGCGCGACGGTCCTCGGCACCGGCGGGGGCGGTGACCCCTATGTGGGCTGCCTGATGGCTCGCGAGGCGATCCGCCGCAAGGGCCCGGTGCCCCTGATGGACGTGGAGGCGCTCCCCGAGCGGGGGCTGGTCGTGCCGGTGGCCATGATGGGAGCGCCCACCGTGCTGGTCGAGAAGCTTCCCTCCGGCGAGGAGCTGGCCCGGGTGGTGCGGGCGCTCGAGCGAAGGGTGGGCCGACCGGTCGTGGCGCTGATGTCGGCCGAAGCGGGCGGAGTCAACTCGACCATACCCGTGGCCGCGGCGGCGGAGCTCGGGCTGCCGCTCCTGGACGCGGACGGGATGGGCCGTGCCTTCCCCGAGATCCCGATGTGCTCGATGCACCTGGCCGGTGTGGCTGCCACGCCCATGGCGCTCGCCGACGAGAAAGGAAATCTGGAGCTGCTGGAGACGGTCGACAACTTCTGGACGGAGCGACTCAGCCGGACAGCCACCGTCGCCATGGGCGGCTCCTCCATCATCGCGCTCTATCCCATGGAGGCAGGCCAGGTCCGGGGAGCGGTCATCGCGGGGACGATCGGCCGCGCCATCGGCATCGGACGGGTGCTGCGCGAGGCCCGGTCGGGCGGTTTCGAGGTCCTGGAGGCGCTTCTCGACGTGACGGGGGGCCGCCTCCTCTTCGCGGGCAAGGTGGTGGACGTCCTCCGGCGCACCCAGGGCGGCTTCGTCCGCGGCACCGCCTCGCTGGACGGCACCGGACGGGACGAGGGATCGGTGCTGCGCCTGGAGTTCCAGAACGAGAATCTGGTGGCGGTGCGGGACGGGCTTCCTCTGGCCAGCGTGCCGGATCTGCTCTCGGTTCTGGACGCGGAGACCCACACGCCGATCACCACCGAGGGGCTGGCGTACGGCCAGCGGGTGGAACTGCTCGGCATCCCCTCCGAGCCCGTCTGGCGGACGCCGCAGGGACTGGAACTCGTCGGTCCGAGGGCCTTCGGATACGATTTCGACTTCATCCCGCTCGAGCGAGGGGGGTCCGGAGAGCGTGGGCTACAGGCTGGGCATTGA
- a CDS encoding helix-turn-helix domain-containing protein, producing MAVALGELLRQDLPGVRLLAGGRGLGRPVSRVILIDPRRRGMWREPVEEGGLYFLPAWTGADESPALDVLIRRLASSGAAGLALEGPRTLPEAVALLADRTGLPLLDLGGTGIVAVVERLAVLRQEDLLAAYRRLDSAVAALLESRREGKPVEALLDRLAQEVEGEAELSAFPARRQEAREPAAPPEVTETPEQVAGSIVLRVQGRAGYVLRLRGRARAHQGFVTRRLLAVAGALLESLLEERHRKWESRLRSKADLLRELLTVPGQPAPEVLARAWQSGWNPSAVHVLASLQVHGWDEVLASRGWTEEKLLEMQSEVLETLQRELERGGLWAFAALGPDGRFVVVLRARGAGDPLRPEAARAALERALRPVDRLGYGFRFDGVVSGPAVGWEGLRLAYREAEETLALVPAVRGAGSLATVAELGPERLLQGWYRSAEGVSFAQQLLMPVLALPEARRKQLLETLEVFLRARGDVSRTAERLAIHRNTARYRLKQFEELSGLSLERDFFLLEVAIRVLRAQGH from the coding sequence GTGGCGGTGGCACTCGGCGAGCTCCTGCGGCAGGACCTCCCGGGCGTCCGTCTTCTCGCCGGGGGACGCGGGCTCGGGCGCCCTGTCAGCCGGGTGATCCTGATCGACCCCCGCCGGAGGGGGATGTGGAGGGAGCCGGTGGAGGAGGGCGGGCTCTACTTCCTTCCGGCTTGGACCGGGGCGGACGAGTCGCCTGCCCTCGACGTCCTGATCCGCCGGCTGGCCTCTTCGGGGGCGGCGGGCCTGGCCCTGGAGGGCCCGCGAACCCTGCCGGAAGCCGTCGCCCTTCTGGCCGACCGGACCGGCCTTCCGCTCCTGGACCTGGGTGGCACAGGGATCGTCGCCGTGGTGGAGCGGCTGGCGGTCCTGCGGCAGGAGGACCTGCTGGCGGCCTACAGGAGGCTGGATTCGGCGGTCGCCGCGCTGCTGGAGAGCCGGCGGGAGGGGAAGCCGGTCGAGGCGCTCCTCGACCGGTTGGCACAGGAAGTGGAGGGCGAGGCCGAGTTGTCGGCCTTCCCGGCCCGGCGCCAGGAAGCTCGGGAGCCCGCTGCGCCACCGGAGGTGACGGAGACGCCCGAGCAGGTGGCGGGATCCATCGTCCTGCGGGTGCAGGGGCGGGCGGGCTACGTGCTCCGCCTCCGCGGCCGGGCCCGCGCGCACCAGGGCTTTGTCACCCGGCGCCTGCTCGCGGTGGCGGGGGCGCTGCTGGAGTCCCTGCTCGAGGAACGCCACAGGAAGTGGGAGAGCCGGCTCCGCTCCAAGGCCGACCTGCTGCGGGAGCTCCTGACCGTGCCCGGGCAGCCCGCGCCGGAGGTGCTCGCGCGCGCCTGGCAGAGCGGCTGGAACCCCTCGGCGGTCCACGTGCTCGCCTCGCTCCAGGTCCACGGCTGGGACGAGGTCCTCGCCTCCCGGGGGTGGACCGAGGAGAAGCTCCTCGAGATGCAGAGCGAGGTGCTGGAGACGCTGCAGCGGGAGCTGGAGCGGGGCGGGCTCTGGGCCTTTGCCGCGCTGGGGCCGGACGGTCGCTTCGTGGTCGTCCTGCGCGCGCGGGGCGCGGGGGACCCGCTCCGGCCGGAAGCCGCCCGGGCCGCGCTGGAGCGTGCGCTCCGTCCTGTCGACCGCCTGGGGTACGGATTCCGGTTCGACGGCGTCGTCAGCGGCCCCGCGGTGGGCTGGGAGGGGCTCCGGCTCGCCTACCGGGAGGCGGAGGAGACGCTCGCCCTGGTCCCGGCGGTACGCGGGGCGGGCAGCCTGGCGACGGTGGCGGAGCTGGGCCCCGAACGGCTGCTCCAGGGGTGGTACCGCTCCGCCGAGGGCGTCTCCTTCGCCCAGCAGCTCCTGATGCCGGTGCTGGCGCTACCGGAGGCGCGCAGGAAGCAGCTCCTGGAGACGCTGGAGGTCTTCCTCCGGGCGCGGGGGGATGTGAGCCGGACCGCCGAGCGCCTGGCCATCCACCGGAACACCGCGCGCTACCGCCTCAAGCAGTTCGAGGAGCTGAGCGGGTTGAGCCTGGAGCGGGACTTCTTCCTGCTCGAGGTGGCCATCCGCGTCCTGCGGGCGCAAGGCCATTGA
- a CDS encoding DegV family protein: MDERERPEAGGPEGGAAAGRRTAVVTDSTATLPPGWAAEQGVEVVPLTVRLGGGEYLDGIELPAEEFFRRLRDSGEPATTSQPSPQRFLAAYERAAAAGAREIAVITLSSRLSGSYSSARAAADLWRERSDVPVHVWDSRAAAGGHGLLVTAAVRLADAGLDGPSLLVALEKLRPSVHMEAVVETLRYLAMGGRIGRAAAWAGTLFQVKPVIALAEDGVVEPVARVRTFRAALRWLLDSLERRHPDHGRPLHLSVFHADNPEAAAFLEDGVHRLGYPLVEFWRADFTPVLGAHTGPGLAGLSDWQE; the protein is encoded by the coding sequence ATGGACGAGCGGGAGCGGCCGGAGGCGGGCGGTCCGGAGGGCGGCGCCGCAGCCGGGCGTCGGACGGCGGTGGTGACCGACAGCACCGCCACGCTGCCGCCCGGATGGGCGGCGGAGCAAGGGGTAGAGGTGGTGCCGCTCACGGTCCGCCTGGGCGGGGGCGAGTACCTGGACGGGATCGAGCTGCCGGCCGAGGAGTTCTTCCGGCGTCTCCGCGACAGCGGAGAGCCGGCCACCACCTCCCAGCCCTCGCCGCAGCGCTTCCTGGCGGCCTATGAGCGGGCGGCGGCAGCGGGCGCCCGCGAGATCGCCGTCATCACGCTCAGCTCCCGGCTCAGCGGCAGCTACTCCAGCGCCCGCGCGGCCGCCGACCTCTGGCGGGAACGGAGCGACGTCCCCGTCCACGTCTGGGACAGCCGGGCGGCCGCCGGCGGCCACGGCCTCCTGGTCACCGCCGCCGTCCGCCTGGCCGATGCGGGGCTGGACGGCCCGTCGCTCCTCGTCGCCCTGGAGAAACTCCGCCCCAGCGTCCACATGGAGGCGGTGGTGGAGACGCTCCGCTACCTGGCCATGGGCGGCCGCATCGGGCGTGCCGCCGCCTGGGCGGGCACGCTCTTCCAGGTCAAACCGGTCATCGCCCTGGCCGAAGACGGAGTGGTCGAGCCGGTGGCCCGGGTCCGAACCTTCCGCGCCGCGCTGCGCTGGCTGCTGGACTCCCTGGAGAGACGCCACCCCGACCACGGCCGCCCGCTCCACCTCTCGGTCTTCCACGCCGACAACCCGGAGGCGGCGGCCTTCCTGGAGGATGGGGTGCACCGGCTCGGCTATCCGCTGGTCGAGTTCTGGCGCGCCGACTTCACGCCGGTGCTGGGGGCCCACACCGGGCCTGGCCTGGCAGGGCTCTCCGACTGGCAGGAGTGA
- a CDS encoding DUF917 domain-containing protein, with amino-acid sequence MRWIHPEDLEALAVGAAILGTGGGGDPFIGKLMAQEAMRETGPVALIAPEELEDEALVLPTAMMGAPTVMIEKVPEGMEAYRALRAEERRLGRKADATSPIECGGVNSQIPFAIAARAGIPVVDGDGMGRAFPELQMETFHVYGVAGTPAVVADERGAVVTVETPDNFRLEWLARGVTIRMGGHAHLVDYPMSGRDFKRTAVRGTISMGLAIGRAIQEARLRGRHPVDAVLEATRDSIYGHGVRLFEGKVTDVERRTREGFAVGRALLRGLGPDQGSGLEIRFQNENLVALRDGEPVATVPDLISVLDSETGMAVTTERIRYGQRVTVIGIPTPEIMRSEAALRVWGPRAFGYDLPFVPLELRFRDQYRRWGVPRDKEHYLVA; translated from the coding sequence GTGCGCTGGATCCATCCGGAGGACCTGGAGGCTCTGGCCGTCGGCGCGGCCATCCTCGGCACGGGAGGAGGGGGCGATCCCTTCATCGGCAAGCTGATGGCCCAGGAGGCGATGCGCGAGACTGGGCCCGTCGCCCTCATCGCGCCGGAGGAGCTGGAGGACGAGGCGCTCGTCCTGCCGACCGCCATGATGGGCGCCCCCACCGTGATGATCGAAAAGGTGCCCGAGGGGATGGAGGCCTACCGGGCGCTCCGGGCGGAGGAACGGCGTCTCGGCCGGAAGGCGGACGCGACCTCGCCGATCGAGTGCGGTGGTGTCAACTCGCAGATCCCCTTCGCCATCGCGGCCCGGGCCGGCATCCCGGTGGTCGACGGCGACGGCATGGGGCGCGCCTTCCCCGAACTGCAGATGGAGACCTTCCACGTCTACGGCGTGGCCGGCACGCCGGCGGTGGTGGCCGACGAGCGGGGGGCCGTGGTCACCGTCGAGACGCCGGACAACTTCCGGCTGGAGTGGCTGGCCCGCGGCGTCACCATCCGCATGGGCGGCCACGCCCACCTGGTCGACTACCCCATGTCCGGCCGCGACTTCAAGCGGACGGCGGTGAGGGGGACGATCTCGATGGGCCTGGCCATCGGACGGGCGATCCAGGAAGCGCGCTTGCGGGGGCGGCACCCGGTCGACGCGGTGCTCGAGGCGACGCGCGACTCCATCTATGGCCACGGGGTCCGGCTCTTCGAGGGGAAGGTAACCGACGTCGAGCGCCGGACGCGGGAGGGGTTCGCCGTCGGCCGCGCGCTTCTCCGAGGACTCGGCCCCGACCAGGGGAGCGGGCTGGAGATCCGGTTCCAGAACGAGAACCTGGTGGCACTGCGGGATGGAGAGCCGGTCGCCACCGTCCCCGACCTGATCTCGGTCCTCGACAGCGAGACCGGGATGGCCGTGACGACGGAGCGCATCCGCTACGGGCAACGGGTGACGGTGATCGGCATCCCCACGCCCGAGATCATGCGCTCGGAGGCGGCCCTCCGGGTCTGGGGACCCAGGGCCTTCGGCTACGACCTGCCCTTCGTCCCGCTGGAGCTCCGTTTCCGGGACCAGTATCGGCGCTGGGGTGTGCCCCGCGACAAGGAGCACTACCTGGTGGCCTGA
- a CDS encoding cytosine permease → MAADLSAGREAGPAVGHDDFALSRVPLGQRYSWVSVAVQRFGQLSALSQFLLGATLGFGMRFWDAFWALTLGAVILELVAILTGIMGQREGLSTSVLGRWTGFGRYGSSLVGLVIAISLIGWFGIQNAVFAEGIRSLVGGLPTWAWSIVTGLGVTLIVLYGFLSMAWTAYITVPAFLLLAGYSITSALLQHPLAQLVASPAPGPALSLAAGTTLVAGGFIVGSVITPDMTRFNRSAADVVKQTLVGITLGEYTIGLIGVLLAHAVRSADVIRIVTSTSGVLGTLILIVATLKINDWNLYSSSLGLVNLIDALSGKKVGRGLVTLIVGLLGTVLSAAGILQQFQGFLLLLGVTIPPVAGIMVVDYFVLRRHRRVLDESAASGGVPASVESWNPVMLVAWAGASLVGYEVRTGIPALNALVAAGLLYWGLMRLAALLQGRPQAYFREIPS, encoded by the coding sequence ATGGCGGCTGACCTCTCCGCCGGGCGCGAAGCCGGCCCGGCCGTCGGTCACGACGATTTCGCCCTGTCACGTGTCCCGCTGGGGCAGCGCTACTCATGGGTCAGCGTGGCCGTCCAGCGTTTCGGGCAGCTCTCTGCCCTCTCCCAGTTCCTGCTCGGGGCCACCCTGGGCTTCGGAATGCGGTTCTGGGACGCGTTCTGGGCGCTGACGCTGGGGGCGGTCATCCTCGAGCTGGTCGCGATCCTCACCGGGATCATGGGTCAGCGGGAGGGGCTGAGCACCTCGGTGCTCGGCCGCTGGACCGGCTTCGGCCGTTACGGGTCGAGCCTGGTGGGGCTGGTGATCGCGATCAGCCTGATCGGCTGGTTCGGCATCCAGAACGCGGTCTTCGCCGAGGGGATCCGCTCGCTGGTCGGAGGCCTGCCCACCTGGGCCTGGTCGATCGTCACCGGACTTGGCGTCACCCTCATCGTCCTCTACGGTTTCCTCTCCATGGCGTGGACCGCCTACATCACGGTACCGGCCTTCCTTCTCCTGGCCGGCTACTCGATCACCAGCGCCCTCCTGCAGCATCCGCTGGCCCAGCTGGTCGCCTCGCCGGCGCCCGGACCGGCGCTCAGCCTGGCGGCGGGCACCACGCTCGTGGCCGGCGGCTTCATCGTGGGGTCCGTCATCACGCCGGACATGACCCGCTTCAACCGGAGCGCCGCCGACGTGGTCAAACAGACGCTCGTGGGCATCACGCTGGGCGAATACACCATCGGGTTGATCGGCGTCCTCCTCGCCCACGCCGTCCGGAGCGCCGACGTGATCCGGATCGTCACGTCCACCAGCGGCGTGCTGGGGACGCTCATCCTGATTGTGGCCACGCTCAAGATCAACGACTGGAACCTCTACTCCTCCTCGTTGGGCCTGGTCAACCTGATCGACGCCCTCTCGGGCAAGAAGGTCGGCCGCGGGCTGGTCACCCTGATCGTGGGCCTCCTGGGGACGGTGCTCTCGGCGGCCGGCATCCTCCAGCAGTTCCAGGGCTTCCTCCTGCTCCTGGGGGTCACCATTCCGCCGGTGGCCGGGATCATGGTCGTCGACTACTTCGTCCTGCGGCGACACCGCCGGGTCCTGGACGAGAGTGCCGCCTCGGGAGGCGTGCCCGCCTCGGTCGAGAGCTGGAACCCCGTGATGCTGGTGGCGTGGGCCGGAGCCTCCCTGGTGGGCTACGAGGTCCGGACCGGGATCCCGGCGCTGAACGCGCTGGTCGCCGCCGGCCTCCTCTACTGGGGTCTGATGCGCCTGGCCGCCCTCCTCCAGGGTCGACCGCAGGCGTACTTCCGCGAGATCCCGTCCTGA